One window of Nocardia nova SH22a genomic DNA carries:
- the eccD gene encoding type VII secretion integral membrane protein EccD: MTTAYASAPTSAQQPSAEVARARIAVMVATYQVDVVVPTKFTIETFIDDLLGVLARAIDDENVDFSPPSGQWSLARPGEPAIPRWRSLADHEVVDGAVLMLTVVESPEMFTPVVEDITDALAMINEREFAEFDRTTVAVVGVSALGLGAIAAAGMLARSWTETGSVLWCGLPALLFGALYWGAALVARARRVASGVCLGLALSAIPLLFAGGAMLVPPAYGEPGAFAAANFAAGSVVAAVAAATMMRVTRFGIATLMSVTVLGLVLTAAAVPATYVDLELRQVAAGVVFAGLVLLTAAPRLAVLVARIRPPDLPDPGSEVSPSTLTDIFDAEAAREGDPEGEEEAERDRKQALTGIEARARLAVTSLRGLMAAVAVLLSVSTVIAAAMSPGGIREIVMAAAVAGLLALRSRWYPDRVQAIALVTAAAVTVAGVGFVLVDAYETPFARLVVVLTVVGLAVLACVAALRLPGKRLSPVTRRVIDLIEYALIVIVPVLAFWIMGIYTAMRAI; the protein is encoded by the coding sequence ATGACGACTGCCTACGCCTCGGCTCCCACCTCGGCGCAGCAGCCCTCGGCCGAGGTGGCCCGGGCCCGGATCGCGGTCATGGTCGCCACCTATCAGGTCGATGTGGTGGTGCCGACCAAGTTCACCATCGAGACCTTCATCGACGATCTGCTGGGCGTCCTGGCCCGCGCGATCGACGACGAGAACGTGGATTTCTCGCCGCCCAGCGGACAGTGGAGTCTGGCCCGTCCCGGTGAACCGGCGATTCCCCGCTGGCGCAGCCTGGCCGACCACGAGGTGGTCGACGGCGCGGTACTCATGCTGACCGTCGTGGAATCGCCGGAGATGTTCACCCCCGTCGTGGAGGACATCACCGACGCCCTGGCGATGATCAACGAGCGGGAGTTCGCCGAGTTCGATCGGACCACCGTCGCGGTGGTCGGCGTCAGCGCACTGGGGCTGGGGGCGATCGCCGCGGCCGGCATGCTGGCGCGGTCGTGGACCGAGACCGGATCGGTGCTGTGGTGCGGACTTCCGGCACTGCTGTTCGGCGCCCTCTACTGGGGCGCGGCGCTGGTCGCGCGTGCCCGCCGGGTGGCATCGGGGGTCTGCCTGGGGCTGGCGCTGTCGGCCATCCCGTTGTTGTTCGCCGGTGGCGCCATGCTCGTGCCGCCCGCCTACGGTGAGCCGGGCGCCTTCGCCGCGGCCAATTTCGCCGCCGGCTCCGTGGTCGCGGCCGTTGCCGCCGCCACGATGATGCGTGTCACCCGGTTCGGCATCGCCACCCTCATGTCGGTGACGGTCCTGGGCCTGGTACTCACGGCCGCCGCCGTTCCGGCGACCTACGTGGATCTCGAACTGCGGCAGGTGGCCGCCGGAGTGGTGTTCGCCGGGCTCGTCCTGCTGACCGCCGCACCCCGGCTGGCCGTGCTCGTCGCCCGGATCCGGCCGCCGGACCTGCCCGATCCGGGCAGTGAGGTGTCCCCGTCGACGCTGACCGACATCTTCGATGCCGAAGCCGCGCGCGAGGGCGATCCGGAGGGTGAGGAAGAGGCCGAACGCGATCGCAAACAGGCGCTGACGGGTATCGAGGCGCGTGCCCGGCTCGCCGTCACGAGTCTGCGCGGACTGATGGCCGCGGTCGCGGTGCTGCTGTCGGTATCGACAGTGATCGCCGCCGCGATGAGTCCCGGCGGAATCCGCGAGATCGTGATGGCGGCGGCGGTGGCCGGACTGCTGGCACTGCGCTCGCGCTGGTACCCGGACCGGGTACAGGCGATCGCGCTCGTCACGGCCGCGGCCGTGACGGTGGCCGGCGTCGGCTTCGTCCTGGTGGACGCCTACGAGACGCCGTTCGCGCGGCTGGTCGTCGTGCTCACGGTGGTCGGCCTCGCGGTGCTGGCCTGCGTCGCCGCACTGCGGTTGCCGGGTAAGCGCCTGTCGCCGGTGACCCGCCGGGTCATCGATCTGATCGAGTACGCGCTGATCGTGATCGTGCCGGTCCTCGCGTTCTGGATCATGGGTATCTACACCGCCATGCGAGCAATCTGA
- the mycP gene encoding type VII secretion-associated serine protease mycosin, whose translation MRAVRVASVVLVSGLLLLGAGPAAALNPPEVVVGAEPPDGPPGPEAPTKQDKGCLAAGVLPNSDVKQTPPPEQALELDRARALSRGAGVTVAIIDTGVGTGPRLPNLTGGGDYVAAGGDGLSDCDAHGSLVAGIIGAAPDPADGFSGVAPDARLISIRYRSGAFSLEQPPVNNPNAEVERDLRTMARAITHAANLGAGVITLALPVCVPADAKIDQSMLSAAIGFAVHVRGALVVAGAGNTGTSGCQQNPPIDPSRPRDSRNWGSVKTISSPGWFGPDVLTVGFTTATGGAMPDSLAGPWVSVAAPGTGVESLGPGGGGLINGVGAPDKLVPVGGASFAAAYVSGVAALLRSRYPNETPREIAARLQSTAHAPARGIDNAVGAGLIDPLAALSLRSAPQPPSGLFRSAELDVPPPARAADRRPAIVAGIIIVVAIVAGAGASYAATALGRRR comes from the coding sequence ATGCGTGCGGTCCGCGTCGCGAGCGTGGTTCTGGTGTCCGGGTTGCTGCTGTTGGGAGCGGGCCCGGCCGCCGCCCTGAATCCACCGGAGGTGGTGGTCGGTGCGGAGCCGCCGGACGGCCCCCCCGGCCCCGAGGCGCCCACCAAACAGGACAAGGGCTGCCTGGCGGCCGGAGTGCTGCCGAACAGCGATGTGAAGCAGACCCCACCCCCCGAGCAGGCCCTGGAACTCGACCGCGCCCGGGCCCTGAGCCGGGGTGCGGGTGTGACGGTCGCGATCATCGACACCGGGGTCGGTACCGGTCCGCGGCTGCCCAATCTCACCGGTGGCGGTGACTACGTCGCCGCCGGGGGCGACGGTCTGTCGGACTGCGATGCGCACGGCAGCCTGGTCGCGGGCATCATCGGCGCCGCGCCCGACCCCGCCGACGGATTCAGCGGGGTGGCACCCGACGCCCGGCTGATCTCGATTCGCTACCGCTCGGGTGCGTTCAGCCTGGAGCAGCCGCCTGTCAACAACCCGAATGCCGAGGTGGAACGGGATCTGCGGACGATGGCCCGGGCCATCACCCATGCCGCGAATCTCGGCGCCGGAGTGATCACGCTGGCACTGCCGGTTTGTGTGCCGGCGGACGCGAAGATCGATCAGTCGATGCTGTCGGCAGCCATCGGGTTCGCGGTGCATGTGCGTGGCGCGCTCGTCGTGGCCGGAGCGGGAAACACCGGAACGTCGGGTTGTCAGCAGAATCCGCCGATCGACCCGAGTCGTCCCCGGGACTCCCGCAACTGGGGTTCGGTCAAGACCATCTCGTCCCCCGGCTGGTTCGGCCCGGATGTGCTGACCGTCGGATTCACCACGGCAACCGGTGGGGCGATGCCGGATTCCCTTGCCGGACCGTGGGTTTCGGTGGCCGCGCCCGGCACCGGAGTCGAATCGCTGGGCCCGGGCGGCGGCGGCCTGATCAACGGTGTCGGTGCGCCCGACAAGCTGGTTCCGGTCGGTGGCGCGTCGTTCGCGGCGGCCTACGTCAGTGGTGTGGCGGCCCTGCTGCGCTCGCGATACCCCAACGAGACGCCGCGCGAGATCGCCGCGCGGTTGCAGTCCACGGCGCACGCCCCGGCCCGGGGGATCGACAATGCCGTCGGCGCCGGGCTGATCGATCCGCTCGCCGCGCTGAGTCTGCGGAGCGCACCGCAGCCGCCGTCCGGATTGTTCCGCTCGGCCGAACTCGACGTGCCGCCGCCGGCGCGCGCGGCCGACCGCCGTCCCGCGATTGTGGCGGGCATCATCATCGTCGTCGCGATCGTGGCCGGTGCCGGGGCGAGCTATGCCGCAACCGCGCTGGGGAGACGCCGGTGA
- the eccE gene encoding type VII secretion protein EccE: MSGANIRVGTVEGGPIVTASVAASFVLVGLWVHAPLWVGPLVVVAMLAAVVVRVDGRTTVRWLLDWCVYRTGMRARARERARYREIRDVEVAAGVCGVHGDEATLVAMIQLAPNLDLPTVIGEKTLYTEDVVPIDTLVEMLDQYGIHVDIDIVTTGQRVRPASSYSLLYDQLIGTHPVVGERMTWLVVRLDQQRNLHTLSRRGPCEITGPKALATAAHRIASRLRERGISAHALPAEALREATRLLHAGVELTDLRERWGQLESPASGRCVTSFAIDWTRLDGADLDDCWTWNRGRTTVVVSLAGGALGPRGLVRYVGPPVTSAPADYLRRLGGRQSTALLATLPTGTSVSALPRDDTGNDLASSEVLAGLPITIGPNGQILGAISGRPQHALALPLFDPARYNPRRRTIDVHADLPVAQQIVLRAMVVGADVEVHSARPQRWSQLVSAVGDPSSLRLAGDAADGDPIGDSATSPATIAVFDQLTPRASAAPTTVTISDPGTSRRKSVDLAINQVTATSVDVSIPMRTVRVDLIEPRGETRYYDNPPPPMAAATGDGPVPAVPQLGGPVPVDKQGR; encoded by the coding sequence GTGAGTGGTGCGAACATCCGAGTCGGCACCGTGGAAGGCGGTCCGATCGTGACGGCCTCGGTCGCCGCCAGCTTCGTGCTCGTCGGCCTGTGGGTTCATGCGCCGCTGTGGGTCGGGCCGCTGGTGGTGGTGGCCATGCTGGCGGCGGTCGTCGTGCGCGTCGACGGCCGGACCACGGTGCGCTGGCTGCTGGACTGGTGTGTGTACCGCACCGGGATGCGGGCGCGTGCCCGGGAACGCGCCCGCTATCGCGAGATCCGTGACGTCGAGGTCGCGGCGGGCGTCTGCGGTGTCCACGGGGACGAGGCCACCCTGGTCGCGATGATCCAGTTGGCGCCGAACCTGGATCTGCCCACCGTGATCGGCGAGAAGACCCTCTACACAGAGGATGTCGTGCCGATCGACACCCTGGTCGAGATGCTCGACCAGTACGGCATCCACGTCGACATCGATATCGTCACCACCGGTCAGCGGGTGCGCCCCGCGAGCAGCTACAGCCTGCTGTACGACCAGTTGATCGGCACCCATCCGGTGGTCGGCGAGCGGATGACCTGGCTGGTGGTGCGCCTGGATCAGCAACGCAACCTGCACACCCTGTCGCGGCGCGGTCCGTGCGAGATCACCGGGCCCAAGGCGCTGGCCACCGCGGCCCATCGGATCGCGTCGCGGCTGCGGGAGCGGGGTATCTCGGCGCACGCGCTGCCCGCCGAAGCGCTACGCGAGGCCACCCGGCTGCTGCACGCCGGAGTCGAGCTGACCGATCTGCGCGAGCGCTGGGGGCAGCTGGAATCACCGGCCTCGGGGCGCTGTGTCACCAGTTTCGCCATCGACTGGACGCGGTTGGACGGCGCCGATCTCGACGACTGCTGGACCTGGAATCGGGGCCGGACCACGGTCGTGGTCAGTCTCGCCGGTGGTGCGCTGGGGCCGCGCGGACTGGTTCGCTACGTCGGGCCGCCGGTCACCTCGGCGCCCGCGGACTATCTGCGGCGCCTGGGCGGGCGGCAGTCGACGGCGTTGCTGGCCACCCTGCCGACCGGGACCTCGGTATCGGCACTGCCGCGCGACGACACCGGCAACGATCTCGCGAGTTCGGAAGTGCTTGCGGGACTGCCCATCACGATCGGCCCCAACGGGCAGATCCTGGGCGCGATCAGTGGGCGTCCCCAGCATGCGCTGGCGCTGCCGCTGTTCGATCCGGCGCGCTACAACCCGCGCCGGCGCACCATCGACGTCCACGCCGACCTGCCGGTGGCACAGCAGATCGTGTTGCGGGCGATGGTGGTCGGCGCCGATGTCGAGGTCCATTCGGCCCGCCCGCAACGGTGGTCGCAGCTGGTGTCGGCGGTCGGCGACCCGTCGTCGCTGCGGCTGGCCGGCGATGCCGCGGACGGTGATCCGATCGGCGATTCCGCGACATCCCCGGCCACGATCGCGGTATTCGATCAGCTGACACCGCGCGCCTCCGCGGCCCCGACCACGGTGACGATCAGCGATCCGGGCACGTCTCGGCGCAAGTCGGTGGATCTCGCGATCAATCAGGTCACCGCGACGTCGGTGGACGTCAGCATTCCGATGCGGACGGTGCGGGTGGACCTCATCGAACCGCGGGGTGAGACCCGCTATTACGACAATCCGCCGCCACCGATGGCGGCGGCGACAGGCGATGGGCCGGTGCCCGCTGTTCCGCAGCTCGGAGGTCCGGTGCCGGTTGACAAACAGGGACGGTAA
- a CDS encoding helix-turn-helix domain-containing protein — MFINVVAESQADGDIQPPDGDGSLTPRQSAAAIFSRRLSELIAESVVSTEDGATRSLTLYSLAQHLELAYPDVPVSQSGLYRLVHGEAIPRLDLIIALARVFDVPPEYFVTDDRRG; from the coding sequence ATGTTCATCAATGTGGTAGCGGAATCCCAGGCCGATGGTGACATCCAGCCCCCGGATGGTGATGGATCGCTGACACCGAGGCAGAGCGCGGCGGCGATCTTCTCCCGCCGGTTGTCGGAGTTGATCGCCGAATCGGTGGTGTCGACCGAGGACGGGGCGACCAGGTCGCTGACGCTGTACTCGCTGGCACAGCATCTGGAACTGGCGTATCCGGACGTCCCGGTCTCGCAGTCGGGGCTGTACCGGCTGGTGCACGGTGAGGCGATCCCGCGGCTGGATCTGATCATCGCTCTGGCGCGGGTCTTCGACGTGCCGCCGGAGTATTTCGTCACCGACGACCGCCGGGGCTGA
- a CDS encoding discoidin domain-containing protein: MPEDQGDVFLRHRGAVLDAVLSDPSFGPPESTPAATADGPASPPDDPSSVAAQPIPSPDSAPSARRVDTGPRASDRIMALLSGESAGGPAQLDFTSDFSERSGRLGAAEQSSAAESGAPEQAAKPAARDRQADLPQQILTQIRKPKVALAIAGVLAVLLVLVLVTTGGKDNRTQPLAVVTPASQAPAAPSKAPGDGSAESSSAVLAPKSAVSKCSAGSTDGMDAFSGEPGKAWSCKRSFKIDGQILTIDLGKRYQVDSIGIVPGWDSVGADGSDQWSKYRTVSRVSYEFNDPTQKKYTQETLDQRSLVVTKIDPPVNASKIILTVQQSKGDTSVNTTAISSIVITGH, encoded by the coding sequence ATGCCCGAGGACCAGGGAGATGTCTTCCTCCGCCATCGCGGCGCGGTCCTGGACGCCGTGCTGTCCGATCCCTCCTTCGGGCCGCCCGAAAGTACGCCCGCTGCCACCGCGGACGGACCCGCTTCGCCGCCCGATGATCCGAGTTCCGTTGCGGCACAGCCGATTCCGAGTCCCGACTCGGCGCCGTCGGCGCGGCGGGTCGACACCGGGCCCAGGGCCAGTGACCGGATCATGGCGCTGCTCAGCGGCGAATCGGCCGGTGGCCCGGCGCAGCTGGACTTCACCTCCGACTTCTCCGAGCGGTCCGGTCGCCTCGGCGCCGCGGAGCAGTCGTCGGCGGCCGAATCCGGGGCGCCCGAGCAGGCCGCGAAACCGGCCGCGCGGGACAGGCAGGCCGATCTCCCGCAACAGATCCTGACCCAGATTCGCAAGCCGAAGGTCGCTCTGGCGATCGCCGGTGTGCTGGCCGTCCTGCTCGTGCTGGTACTGGTCACCACCGGCGGCAAGGACAACCGGACGCAGCCGCTGGCGGTGGTGACACCGGCTTCCCAGGCGCCGGCCGCGCCGTCCAAGGCGCCCGGTGACGGGTCCGCGGAATCCAGCAGCGCGGTCCTCGCGCCCAAATCGGCGGTGTCCAAATGCTCGGCCGGGAGTACCGACGGTATGGATGCCTTCTCCGGTGAACCCGGCAAGGCATGGTCCTGCAAGCGGTCGTTCAAGATCGACGGGCAGATCCTGACGATCGATCTGGGCAAGCGCTATCAGGTGGATTCGATCGGCATCGTGCCGGGCTGGGACAGCGTCGGCGCCGACGGCTCGGATCAGTGGAGCAAATATCGCACGGTGAGCCGGGTGTCCTACGAGTTCAACGATCCGACCCAGAAGAAGTACACCCAGGAGACCCTCGATCAGCGCAGTCTCGTGGTCACCAAGATCGACCCACCGGTCAACGCCTCGAAGATCATTCTGACGGTGCAGCAGTCCAAGGGCGACACCTCGGTCAACACGACCGCCATCTCATCGATTGTGATCACCGGACATTGA